Proteins encoded in a region of the Petrotoga olearia DSM 13574 genome:
- the uvrB gene encoding excinuclease ABC subunit UvrB, translating to MFTIRSEYEPQGDQPKAIEELSSGINKNYRFQTLLGVTGSGKTYTMANIIAKVNRPTLVLSPNKILAVQLYNEFKEFFPENRVEFFISYYDYYQPEAYIPSRDIYIEKNADINDILVKMRLSTLKSVLTRRDVIVVSSVSAIYASGNPDDFSNINLYLRVNEEYSRREILVKLGKMQYTRQEKDFLGGTFRWKGDVLEIFPPYEDFGIRVTFFDNEVEKIEAIDVLNRTIIEEFDKITIYPAKEFVTSQEKIFSAIERINADLQTQIEYFKREGKLLEAQRIEQRVRQDIEFLQTLGYCKGIENYSRYFDGRNPGDSPWTLLDYFDDDFIAFIDESHIAVPQLRAMFRGDYARKKNLVDYGFRLPSALDNRPLRFEEFLEKTNQIIFVSATPGPFEMEVSDQIVEQIIRPTGLVDPKVEVKSTEGQVDDFISEVKEVVERGERALAVVLTKKDAEILSDHLNLMGIKSLYLHSELDTIERAEVVKKLRNGEIEVVVGVNLLREGLDLPEVSLVAIMDADREGFLRSETTLIQTIGRAARNVEGKVLLYADRITEAMKTAIDETNRRREIQIQYNKENNIIPRSIIKKLPEDMFAPFKDNEVKEEDYIFAVEENLSPDDYLAMLEEKMYEAASELKYEEAARYRDEIKRIKRKYNIKQN from the coding sequence ATGTTCACGATCCGCTCAGAATACGAACCTCAAGGAGATCAACCAAAAGCAATAGAAGAACTCTCATCTGGAATCAATAAAAATTATAGATTTCAAACTTTATTAGGTGTAACAGGATCTGGTAAAACCTACACAATGGCTAATATTATTGCAAAAGTTAATAGACCAACTTTAGTTCTCTCTCCGAATAAGATCTTAGCCGTTCAACTATACAACGAATTCAAGGAGTTTTTTCCAGAAAATAGAGTCGAATTTTTTATAAGTTATTACGATTACTACCAACCAGAAGCTTACATTCCTTCTCGAGACATATACATAGAAAAAAATGCAGACATAAACGATATTTTAGTCAAAATGAGGCTTTCGACGTTAAAATCAGTTTTAACAAGAAGAGACGTAATTGTAGTTTCCAGTGTCTCAGCTATTTATGCATCTGGAAACCCTGATGACTTTTCAAACATAAACCTTTATCTGCGAGTGAATGAAGAGTATTCTAGAAGAGAAATCCTTGTTAAACTTGGGAAAATGCAATACACAAGGCAAGAAAAAGATTTTCTCGGTGGGACGTTCAGATGGAAAGGGGATGTTTTAGAAATATTCCCTCCTTACGAAGATTTTGGAATAAGGGTAACTTTTTTTGATAACGAAGTCGAAAAGATCGAAGCCATAGACGTACTCAACAGAACTATAATAGAAGAATTTGACAAAATTACTATTTATCCAGCGAAAGAATTTGTAACCAGTCAGGAAAAGATTTTTTCGGCTATTGAAAGAATAAATGCCGATCTGCAAACCCAGATAGAATATTTCAAAAGAGAAGGGAAACTTTTAGAAGCTCAAAGAATAGAACAAAGGGTAAGACAAGATATAGAATTTCTCCAGACTTTAGGATACTGCAAAGGGATAGAAAATTATTCAAGATATTTCGATGGAAGAAATCCCGGAGACTCTCCGTGGACTCTTTTGGATTACTTCGACGATGATTTTATTGCCTTTATCGACGAATCTCACATTGCCGTTCCACAGTTAAGGGCAATGTTCAGAGGAGATTACGCGAGGAAGAAAAACCTAGTAGACTACGGGTTTAGATTACCATCTGCCTTAGATAACAGACCTTTAAGATTCGAAGAATTTTTAGAAAAAACCAATCAAATTATCTTTGTATCAGCTACCCCAGGTCCATTTGAAATGGAAGTATCAGACCAAATAGTTGAACAAATTATTAGACCTACAGGACTTGTGGACCCAAAGGTTGAAGTAAAATCTACGGAAGGTCAAGTGGACGATTTCATATCCGAAGTAAAAGAGGTTGTAGAAAGAGGAGAAAGAGCTCTAGCGGTAGTTTTAACAAAGAAAGATGCCGAAATCCTCTCAGATCATTTAAACCTAATGGGCATTAAATCACTGTATCTACACTCTGAACTCGATACAATTGAAAGAGCGGAGGTAGTAAAAAAGTTAAGAAACGGGGAAATTGAAGTAGTTGTGGGGGTAAACTTACTCAGAGAAGGATTAGATTTGCCGGAAGTTTCTCTGGTTGCCATTATGGATGCAGATAGAGAAGGATTTTTAAGGTCTGAAACGACGTTGATTCAAACGATTGGTAGGGCTGCAAGAAACGTTGAAGGAAAGGTATTACTATACGCAGACAGAATAACAGAGGCTATGAAAACCGCTATCGACGAAACAAATAGAAGAAGAGAAATACAGATTCAATATAACAAAGAAAACAACATTATCCCCCGAAGTATCATTAAAAAATTACCGGAAGATATGTTTGCCCCATTCAAAGATAACGAGGTAAAAGAAGAAGACTATATATTCGCCGTAGAGGAGAACCTCTCTCCGGATGATTACTTAGCTATGCTTGAAGAAAAAATGTACGAAGCAGCCTCGGAATTAAAATACGAAGAAGCAGCAAGATACCGAGACGAAATTAAAAGGATAAAAAGAAAATACAACATCAAGCAAAATTAA
- the lepA gene encoding translation elongation factor 4, which translates to MFDPNFIRNIAIIAHIDHGKTTLMDRILELTHSIDERNMREQYLDSMDLEREKGITIKSHPVKVFYTGKDGNEYELNILDTPGHIDFTYEVSRSLAACEGAILLVDATQGVQAQTVTNTYLALENNLEIIGAVNKIDLPTANIDETMLEINDLVGIEADSIVTISAKTGEGVEDLLELIIQKVPSPLSKGNVSNKLKGLIFDAKYDKYKGIIVYCRIFNGKVKKGDKIKLMASNATYEVIEVGIFHPEMIETEDLSAGEIGYIVAGIKDIEQARVGDTITNAMDPIDKPLPGYKEVKPMVYAGLYPGLPEYYEELRKALEKLKLNDASLVFTPESSPAMGYGFRVGFLGLLHMDVVKERLQREFELAVILTVPSVIYKAKLKNGEEIEITNPSEFPDEDLIEKVYEPFCKLDIITPPDYMGDLINLAQVEKRGNFSHVSNAGKNRVVLHFEIPLADLIFDFFDKMKAISKGYASMDYEITGYKESNLVKLEILINREKVDALSYVVHESQSYTLARKLVDKLRDLIPRHQFEIPIQAYCKGKIIARSTIKALRKDVLQKCYGGDVTRKMKLLEKQKEGKKRMREIGRVNIPQEAFLALLKVNEDEE; encoded by the coding sequence TTGTTTGATCCTAATTTTATTAGAAATATAGCAATAATTGCCCATATTGATCATGGAAAAACAACCTTGATGGATAGAATTCTTGAATTGACGCACTCGATAGACGAAAGGAATATGAGAGAACAGTATTTAGATTCAATGGACCTTGAAAGAGAGAAAGGAATTACTATAAAATCACATCCGGTCAAGGTTTTTTATACTGGAAAAGATGGAAATGAATATGAGTTGAACATTTTGGATACACCTGGGCATATTGATTTTACCTATGAAGTTTCAAGAAGTTTGGCAGCGTGTGAAGGAGCTATTTTACTGGTTGATGCCACTCAAGGCGTTCAAGCCCAAACGGTTACTAATACTTATTTAGCGTTGGAAAATAATTTGGAGATCATAGGTGCAGTTAATAAAATAGATCTTCCCACTGCTAATATTGATGAAACAATGTTGGAAATAAACGATTTGGTTGGTATAGAAGCCGATTCCATAGTCACGATTAGTGCAAAAACTGGAGAGGGTGTTGAAGATTTATTAGAACTGATTATTCAAAAGGTTCCTTCTCCCCTTAGTAAAGGAAATGTTTCGAATAAGCTGAAGGGTTTGATCTTCGATGCTAAGTACGATAAGTACAAAGGGATCATCGTTTATTGTAGGATATTTAATGGGAAAGTAAAAAAAGGTGACAAGATTAAATTAATGGCTTCTAATGCAACCTATGAAGTTATCGAGGTTGGGATCTTTCACCCAGAGATGATAGAGACAGAGGATCTGTCTGCTGGCGAAATAGGTTACATTGTAGCAGGAATAAAAGATATTGAGCAAGCAAGAGTAGGAGACACTATTACTAATGCAATGGATCCGATAGATAAACCCCTTCCTGGTTACAAAGAAGTAAAACCTATGGTTTATGCGGGACTTTATCCAGGTTTACCTGAGTATTATGAGGAATTAAGAAAGGCACTAGAAAAGTTGAAATTGAACGATGCTTCTCTTGTATTCACGCCTGAAAGTTCCCCGGCTATGGGATACGGTTTTAGGGTAGGTTTTTTGGGTTTGCTTCACATGGATGTAGTAAAAGAGCGTTTGCAAAGGGAGTTTGAGCTTGCAGTTATACTCACAGTCCCGAGTGTAATTTACAAAGCCAAGCTAAAAAATGGTGAAGAAATAGAAATTACAAATCCTTCAGAGTTTCCCGATGAAGATTTGATAGAAAAAGTTTATGAACCTTTTTGTAAGTTGGATATTATTACTCCACCTGATTATATGGGGGATTTAATAAATTTGGCTCAAGTTGAAAAAAGAGGTAATTTTTCTCATGTTTCAAACGCAGGTAAGAATAGGGTAGTTTTACATTTTGAAATTCCTTTGGCTGATTTGATCTTCGATTTTTTCGATAAAATGAAGGCTATTAGTAAAGGTTATGCCTCTATGGATTACGAGATAACAGGGTACAAAGAATCTAATTTGGTGAAGCTCGAAATTTTAATAAATAGAGAGAAAGTTGATGCTTTATCTTACGTAGTTCATGAGAGTCAGAGTTATACATTAGCCAGAAAATTAGTGGATAAATTAAGGGATTTAATCCCCAGACATCAGTTTGAGATACCTATCCAAGCATATTGTAAGGGTAAGATAATTGCAAGATCCACTATTAAAGCCTTAAGGAAAGACGTCCTTCAAAAGTGTTATGGTGGAGATGTGACTAGAAAGATGAAATTGCTAGAAAAGCAAAAAGAAGGTAAAAAAAGGATGAGAGAGATTGGCAGGGTCAATATTCCTCAAGAAGCCTTCCTGGCTTTGTTGAAGGTTAACGAAGATGAAGAATAA
- a CDS encoding 2-hydroxyacid dehydrogenase: MKKVSITYKIPEAGIDLLKGKYDIWVNPKDKLLTKEELKEIAKASDALITMLADPIDKEVLEAGKDRLKIIANYAVGYNNIDIQKAKELGIYVTNTPDVLTETTADLAWALMLAVARRIVESDNFTREGKFDGWKPELFLGTDVYGKTLGIIGFGSIGQAVARRAIGFNMKVYYYQRHRLSSEKEKALNATYLPLDELLKVSDYVSLHVPLINETYHMLNKEKLSLLKKSAFVINTARGPVIDEQVLYEKLKNKEIAGAALDVYENEPQLTPGLKDLDNVVLTPHIGSASHETRSRMAQMVAKDIIQALEGETPEHLIWR; encoded by the coding sequence ATGAAAAAAGTCTCAATAACCTATAAAATCCCTGAAGCAGGTATAGATTTGCTAAAAGGTAAGTACGATATTTGGGTCAATCCCAAAGATAAGCTACTCACCAAAGAAGAACTAAAAGAAATAGCAAAAGCATCTGACGCATTAATTACGATGTTGGCAGATCCAATTGATAAAGAAGTGTTAGAAGCAGGTAAGGATAGATTAAAAATAATTGCAAATTACGCAGTGGGATACAACAACATCGATATCCAAAAGGCAAAAGAGTTAGGAATATATGTAACTAACACCCCTGATGTATTAACCGAAACCACAGCTGATTTAGCATGGGCGTTGATGTTAGCTGTTGCCAGGCGGATTGTTGAATCTGATAACTTCACAAGAGAAGGTAAATTTGATGGTTGGAAGCCTGAATTGTTTCTTGGAACCGATGTATACGGTAAAACCTTGGGTATAATAGGATTTGGAAGTATAGGCCAAGCGGTTGCCAGAAGGGCAATAGGGTTCAATATGAAGGTTTATTACTATCAGAGGCATCGTCTTTCCAGTGAAAAAGAAAAAGCTTTGAATGCCACATATTTACCGTTGGATGAACTTTTGAAGGTTTCTGATTATGTGAGTTTGCATGTACCTTTGATTAATGAAACTTATCACATGTTGAATAAAGAAAAGCTATCCCTATTAAAGAAATCTGCCTTTGTTATTAACACGGCAAGAGGTCCAGTGATTGATGAACAAGTGCTGTACGAAAAATTAAAAAATAAAGAGATTGCAGGAGCGGCGTTAGATGTTTATGAGAATGAACCACAGTTAACACCTGGATTAAAAGATTTGGATAACGTTGTACTAACACCCCACATTGGATCTGCTTCACATGAGACAAGAAGTCGAATGGCTCAGATGGTAGCAAAAGATATCATACAAGCTTTGGAAGGAGAAACACCTGAACATCTAATATGGAGGTAG
- a CDS encoding endonuclease III domain-containing protein, whose translation MNKVYEIYKNLYDFYGPQHWWPADNWFEVTVGAILTQNTSWNNVEKSIENLKQRDLLEPKKLSEIKENDLAQLIRSSGFYNLKSKRLKNFLEWLKKYNYDIDKIKDKSVTSLREELLNIKGIGKETADSILLYAFEMPIFVIDAYTKRMFLRLGLISGKEYDEFQDFFEKNLRRDVQLYNEYHALIVKHSKVYCKKMPKCSECFLKEKCKWGVNNL comes from the coding sequence TTGAATAAAGTTTATGAAATATACAAGAATCTTTACGATTTTTATGGTCCACAGCATTGGTGGCCTGCAGATAATTGGTTTGAAGTAACTGTAGGGGCTATTTTAACCCAAAATACTTCTTGGAACAACGTCGAAAAATCTATCGAAAATTTGAAACAACGCGATCTATTAGAACCAAAAAAACTATCTGAAATCAAAGAAAACGATTTAGCTCAATTGATAAGATCTTCAGGTTTTTACAATCTCAAAAGTAAACGTTTGAAAAACTTCTTAGAATGGTTAAAAAAATATAATTATGATATAGATAAGATTAAAGATAAAAGTGTAACCTCTTTAAGGGAAGAACTGTTAAATATCAAAGGAATAGGAAAAGAAACCGCTGATTCTATCCTTTTATACGCATTTGAAATGCCAATTTTTGTGATCGATGCTTATACGAAGAGGATGTTTTTACGATTGGGTTTAATATCAGGCAAAGAATACGACGAGTTTCAAGATTTCTTTGAGAAAAACCTACGAAGAGATGTTCAACTTTACAACGAATACCATGCCTTGATAGTTAAGCACTCAAAGGTTTACTGTAAAAAGATGCCTAAATGCTCTGAGTGTTTTCTAAAAGAAAAATGCAAATGGGGAGTGAACAACCTATAA
- the tsaE gene encoding tRNA (adenosine(37)-N6)-threonylcarbamoyltransferase complex ATPase subunit type 1 TsaE, with protein sequence MQMGSEQPIISYNKLNLKQIQKLGTTVSKYLFPGAKLLLFGNLGTGKTTLTSYIVNSLSKNPINVTSPTFSLVKVYDTNPTIYHIDLYRLNDPQEIEYLDVFLDPKGIYIIEWADFLDYLTPEERLEIHISYNEDIRFRDVKIEGFGEKYKEMETSIEKEQ encoded by the coding sequence ATGCAAATGGGGAGTGAACAACCTATAATATCTTACAACAAACTCAACCTAAAACAAATCCAAAAACTTGGAACGACTGTTTCTAAATATCTTTTTCCTGGTGCAAAATTACTACTTTTTGGCAATCTGGGAACTGGGAAAACAACGTTAACATCGTATATTGTTAACAGCTTGAGCAAAAATCCCATAAACGTCACAAGCCCTACTTTTTCTTTAGTAAAAGTGTATGATACAAATCCAACAATATATCACATTGATTTGTATAGGTTAAACGATCCTCAAGAGATAGAATATTTGGATGTTTTTTTGGATCCTAAGGGGATATATATAATTGAATGGGCAGACTTCTTGGATTATTTAACCCCCGAAGAAAGATTAGAGATTCATATTTCTTACAATGAAGATATTAGGTTTAGGGATGTTAAAATTGAAGGCTTTGGTGAAAAGTACAAAGAGATGGAGACAAGTATAGAAAAGGAGCAGTAG
- the queA gene encoding tRNA preQ1(34) S-adenosylmethionine ribosyltransferase-isomerase QueA, producing the protein MSELSFDLEKYDYELPEELIAQEPVEPRDSCKLMVLNRKTKSIEHKVFRDIKSYLQPGDLLVLNNTRVIPARLYGKKETGAKVEVLLLEKDGNDKTWKALVKPGGKIKKGNKLIFEDNLTCTVEEHLEDGSRILEFDDPNFFSKLEKIGEVPLPPYIKKKIDDPEKYQTTYAKYDGAVAAPTAGLHFTKELIEELTDYGVRFAEITLHVGLGTFRPVSEADIRNHQIHEEYYTVSKSVLRDIVRAKAEGKRVIATGTTVVRTLESIARNPDKLAGKTDLYIYPPFEFKIIDALITNFHLPRSSLLFLVSAFAGQDFIMNSYQIAKEKKYRFFSFGDAMFII; encoded by the coding sequence ATGAGTGAACTAAGTTTTGACTTAGAGAAATATGACTACGAGTTACCTGAAGAACTTATAGCCCAAGAACCTGTTGAACCAAGGGATAGCTGCAAGCTAATGGTACTAAATAGAAAAACAAAAAGTATAGAACACAAAGTTTTTAGGGATATAAAAAGTTATTTACAACCTGGCGATTTACTTGTTTTGAATAATACTAGGGTTATTCCTGCAAGGTTATACGGTAAAAAGGAAACAGGTGCAAAAGTTGAAGTTTTGCTTTTAGAAAAAGATGGAAACGATAAAACATGGAAAGCTTTGGTAAAACCAGGAGGAAAGATAAAAAAAGGCAACAAACTTATCTTTGAAGACAATTTAACCTGCACCGTAGAAGAACATTTAGAAGACGGCTCAAGAATTTTAGAATTTGACGATCCCAACTTTTTTTCAAAATTAGAAAAAATTGGTGAAGTCCCTTTACCGCCTTACATAAAAAAAAAGATAGACGATCCTGAAAAATATCAAACTACATATGCAAAATACGATGGTGCTGTGGCTGCACCAACCGCTGGTTTGCATTTCACCAAAGAACTGATAGAAGAGCTCACCGATTACGGTGTTAGATTCGCTGAAATCACTCTTCATGTGGGGTTAGGAACCTTTAGACCAGTTAGCGAGGCAGATATAAGGAACCACCAAATACATGAAGAGTATTATACCGTATCAAAGAGTGTGCTTCGCGATATAGTTAGAGCTAAAGCTGAAGGTAAAAGGGTTATAGCCACAGGAACAACGGTTGTTAGAACGCTCGAATCGATTGCCAGAAATCCTGACAAACTCGCAGGTAAAACAGATCTATATATTTACCCACCATTTGAATTTAAAATAATAGATGCTTTGATCACCAATTTTCATCTACCGAGATCTTCACTTCTTTTTCTTGTTTCAGCATTTGCTGGTCAAGATTTTATTATGAACTCATATCAAATTGCTAAAGAAAAGAAATATAGGTTCTTTTCGTTTGGGGATGCTATGTTCATAATTTAA
- a CDS encoding flagellar protein FlaG, whose amino-acid sequence MGISNIGGKEDFSINNPISNRQQIQMANANLRNPENSNQPIQKEEVMPDELDKVTKIIEDRLKKLSNIFKGEAKFEIERDLDIIVVKIIDKDSKQIIRQIPPEVSVKLAKALNDVQGILLDEIA is encoded by the coding sequence ATGGGAATATCAAATATTGGGGGCAAAGAAGATTTTTCCATTAACAATCCTATATCTAATAGGCAGCAAATTCAAATGGCGAACGCCAATCTGAGAAATCCTGAAAATTCAAATCAGCCGATCCAAAAAGAAGAGGTTATGCCAGATGAACTTGACAAAGTCACAAAAATAATAGAAGATAGATTAAAAAAGTTATCAAATATTTTCAAAGGAGAGGCAAAGTTTGAAATAGAAAGGGATTTGGATATTATTGTTGTAAAAATTATAGATAAAGATAGCAAGCAAATTATAAGGCAGATACCACCTGAAGTCTCTGTTAAACTTGCCAAAGCCCTAAACGATGTTCAAGGGATACTACTTGATGAAATAGCCTGA
- a CDS encoding tRNA dihydrouridine synthase, whose amino-acid sequence MLENQIGLAPMADYTDYPFREICRRFGAEFTFTEMISVDSIIRENEKVEKMLPQKGEANIGVQLFGNDPTKFVEAAKAVQSLASWIDINAACPVNKVVKKGSGAALLKNPILLGDIVFNLKKSIDLPVGVKVRLGYDQINIEEVAQTLEKAGSDYIIVHGRTRSQMYSGIANREVIKKLKKKITIPLGASGDVFSKKDIDDYLLNYGADFVLVARGAIGNPWIFTKNNYNPTIDERINTCLEHLKLMIEFYGSEVYAVKKFRKVLMKYFSGIEGAKEIRRNLHLLLSYNDVAGLVYKTLKH is encoded by the coding sequence ATGTTAGAAAACCAAATTGGTTTAGCTCCGATGGCAGATTATACAGATTACCCTTTTAGAGAGATTTGCAGAAGATTTGGAGCCGAGTTTACTTTTACAGAAATGATTTCAGTAGATTCTATAATAAGAGAAAATGAAAAGGTTGAAAAAATGCTTCCCCAGAAGGGTGAGGCTAATATAGGCGTACAACTTTTTGGCAACGACCCAACAAAATTCGTCGAGGCAGCTAAAGCTGTCCAGAGTTTAGCTAGTTGGATCGATATAAACGCTGCATGCCCAGTTAATAAAGTAGTGAAAAAAGGTTCAGGGGCAGCTTTATTGAAAAATCCAATATTATTAGGGGACATAGTTTTTAATTTAAAAAAGAGTATAGATTTGCCTGTTGGAGTAAAGGTAAGATTAGGATACGATCAAATAAATATAGAAGAAGTAGCTCAAACATTGGAAAAAGCAGGTTCTGATTATATTATTGTTCATGGTAGAACCAGGTCACAAATGTATAGTGGGATCGCAAATAGAGAAGTAATAAAAAAGTTAAAGAAGAAGATCACCATTCCTTTAGGGGCTAGCGGAGATGTGTTTAGTAAAAAAGATATAGATGATTATTTGTTGAATTATGGTGCGGATTTTGTTTTAGTTGCAAGGGGTGCTATCGGTAATCCATGGATATTTACAAAGAATAATTATAATCCGACTATAGATGAAAGAATCAATACTTGCTTAGAACACTTGAAACTTATGATTGAATTCTATGGTTCAGAGGTTTACGCAGTAAAAAAATTCAGAAAAGTATTGATGAAATACTTTTCTGGTATTGAAGGCGCAAAGGAAATAAGAAGAAATTTACATCTACTTTTATCTTATAACGATGTCGCCGGTCTGGTTTATAAAACATTAAAACATTAA
- a CDS encoding ABC transporter ATP-binding protein: MSLYTRRLIRYGIKNYKKYMIFMFLLGIATLVLAALRPFFIQYLIDDIISFQRINILPFFLVFLIGVVALERVFNYFFNTYHRKVNFITIKNEQINLYNKIQNSKFVDYSKMDSGDIMSRLLSDIDETSYTMALVLPTMCLNFLNLIVTSAILTYLNWQLFLIVLASLPFYWLIIRSSQTKLQNYSKIERKSFGKLTSSIKEKLDGQLIIKVFGKTKYFSNSFSKDAENWSMQATKAGIFQITILNIAFFISYVIPVIILGLGGLLVIRGNMSLGTLIAFYSFVPWIYEPIGIINENLVQLQRAEPLAERFFEILDMPEEESDGIYLFPEDYNIEYKNVSFKYRDEIVLKNINLFFGKNEKVALVGTSGSGKSTMVSLLVRLYDPTNGKILLGNKNIIDYKLQEIREKIKLVRGNEPLFNMTVKENIMLDDEFTEEEFMKAVKKAKVDKFIGLLDEGYDTVVGERGSKLSDGQRQRVAIARALIREPKVLILDEATSGVDSQTEEEIFDELKEYEMTLIIISHRLSTIRKADKVILLKDGEIRGEGVHEELLKNSPLYKEIIESQLVV; the protein is encoded by the coding sequence ATGAGTTTGTACACAAGAAGATTGATAAGATATGGTATAAAAAATTATAAAAAGTACATGATTTTCATGTTTCTCTTGGGTATTGCTACTTTGGTATTAGCAGCTTTGAGACCTTTTTTCATTCAGTATTTAATCGACGATATAATATCTTTTCAAAGAATTAACATACTGCCTTTTTTCCTTGTCTTTTTAATCGGTGTAGTAGCTTTAGAAAGAGTTTTCAATTATTTTTTCAATACTTATCATCGAAAAGTTAATTTTATTACTATCAAAAACGAACAGATAAACCTTTATAATAAGATTCAAAACTCAAAATTTGTTGATTATTCTAAGATGGATTCTGGGGATATAATGAGTAGGTTATTGTCTGATATTGATGAAACTTCTTATACAATGGCCCTTGTATTACCAACCATGTGTTTAAACTTTTTGAATTTAATAGTTACTTCTGCTATACTGACTTATCTGAATTGGCAATTATTTTTGATAGTACTTGCTTCTTTACCTTTCTATTGGCTTATTATCAGAAGTTCACAAACAAAATTGCAGAATTATTCAAAAATAGAAAGAAAATCTTTTGGAAAATTAACTTCTTCTATAAAAGAAAAGTTAGATGGTCAATTAATTATTAAAGTATTTGGGAAAACAAAATACTTTTCAAATTCATTTTCCAAGGATGCGGAAAATTGGTCTATGCAGGCGACTAAAGCAGGGATATTTCAAATAACCATTTTAAATATAGCCTTTTTTATCAGTTATGTAATTCCTGTGATTATATTAGGATTGGGAGGATTACTTGTGATAAGAGGGAACATGTCTTTGGGAACTTTAATAGCTTTTTATTCTTTTGTGCCATGGATATACGAACCCATAGGAATCATAAATGAAAATTTGGTCCAATTACAACGGGCTGAACCTCTAGCTGAAAGATTCTTTGAAATCCTCGATATGCCTGAAGAGGAAAGTGATGGTATATATCTTTTCCCCGAGGATTACAACATCGAATACAAAAACGTTTCATTCAAATACAGAGACGAGATAGTTTTGAAAAACATAAATCTCTTCTTTGGCAAAAACGAAAAGGTAGCGTTGGTAGGAACAAGTGGATCCGGTAAAAGTACTATGGTGAGTCTTCTTGTCAGACTGTACGATCCCACAAACGGTAAAATACTATTAGGGAATAAAAACATAATAGATTACAAATTACAAGAAATCAGAGAAAAGATAAAGTTAGTCAGAGGTAACGAACCCTTATTCAACATGACGGTCAAAGAAAACATAATGCTTGATGATGAATTCACTGAAGAAGAATTCATGAAAGCGGTAAAGAAAGCGAAGGTAGATAAATTCATAGGACTTTTAGATGAAGGATACGATACTGTAGTAGGAGAAAGGGGAAGTAAGCTATCAGATGGGCAAAGGCAGAGAGTAGCGATAGCAAGAGCATTGATAAGGGAACCAAAGGTATTGATACTGGATGAAGCAACGTCTGGTGTAGATTCACAGACAGAAGAAGAAATATTCGATGAATTGAAAGAGTACGAGATGACTTTGATTATAATATCCCACAGACTATCGACGATAAGAAAAGCAGACAAAGTGATACTATTAAAAGATGGAGAGATAAGAGGAGAAGGAGTTCATGAAGAGTTACTAAAAAATTCTCCCCTTTACAAAGAAATAATAGAAAGTCAGTTGGTTGTATGA